A stretch of DNA from Cheilinus undulatus linkage group 7, ASM1832078v1, whole genome shotgun sequence:
agcagcagatgacatggctccccaaaccatcactgactgtggaaactttactCTGGACCTCAAGTagcttggattctgtgcctctcctctctttctccagactctgggacctttgACATCTACTTtcaaagaggactttggaccactgagcaacagtccttAGCCCAGGTAAGACACCTCTGAAGTCATCTCTGGTTTTGGAGTGGCTTAACACGAGGAATGCCAAAGTTGTAGTCCATCTCCTAGATCCGTCTGTGCATGGTGGCTCCTGAAGCACTGACTCCAGCTGTTGTCCACTCCATGTGAAGTCCCCCCCAAATCTTGAATGGACTTCATTTCACTatcctctcaaggctgtggTTATTCCTGTTTGTTTTGCACCTTTTTCACCACGTTTTTTCCTTCCATTCAGACTTCCATTAacatgcttggatacagcactctgtgaacagaCAGGTTCTTCAGCGATGACCTTTTGTGTCTTACCCTGCTtctggagggtgtcaatgactgtcctCTGGACAACTGTCAAGCCAGCAGTCTTCCCTATGATTATGCAGGCTACTGAttcagactgagagaccatttaaaaacatttgcaggtgttttgagttaattagctgattagagtgtgacaccatgaaTCTCAAATATGAACTTTTTCTACAATATTCCAATTTTCTCAGTTATTGAATTTTGGGGTTTtcgtgagctgtaagccataatcatcaaataaaaaaataaacagaatataTAGTAATAACAATTTAATATGTgagttttactttttgaattaaattactgaaataaatcgaCTTTTAGATGATATTGTAATTTATTGAGCTGCACCTTTATTTGATGGCTATCCGGCATAGCTAGATAGACTGTTGCTTAAGTTTCTTTACAAAACCAGTGAAAGTTTGTAAATGGTTTAACCTCCctagacctgagcttttgtctAGAAAACACCCTAGTTTCTCCCTGTAATTCAGGAACTGATCAATTAAACCTCAGCCTCATCTTTGAACAGCAAGGAGGTTGTGATCCATCAAATATCTCAGAGATGAAGCCATCCATTACTTTTAATAGCTTGATGACCAGGTGACCTTTCTTTCGGTCTTACTTGTAGTTATATAGTTTAATAAAaggaaataattaaaaacataaccttattcattctgatttttttgtttctgtatttattgGTAGATCGGAGCCTCTCTGATGTCCAGTAATGTTGGCAGTGGTTTATTTATTGGTCTAGCAGGAACAGGAGCAGCAGGAGGCATCGCCGTTGGAGGATTTGAATGGAATGTAAGTACCTGGATCTGTGGTGGACTTTTGGAGAGATAGATTAATAACTTTAGTTAAGTTTTAAGTTAAATAACAAATACAGTATTTTTGGAAATTTCCCAAGTTTCCTTTAAAAGTCTGATTGAAAAACTCTGTCTTGCCTCTCTCATCAGTTAAATGTCATACAAAGCCTTTTTTTAAGCCTCTTTGTTTTAGACAGTGCTGTCAGCCAAAATCTCATTGATGTCTAAATGGGCATGGCTCATTTACTTCTTTTTTCACACCACTCTCAGCTCCACAGGTTTGTCAGTTTTCAAGACTAGGTTATTATTCTGGCACCAGTGGGCCAGTTTCAGGTTAGTCTCATTGATATAAATGGAAGCCACCTCAGCTGCACTGTCAGCAAAATGAATGCTGGTGTTGAAATTCAAAGTGGCGGCACATTAGAGTACATCCAGTTGGTTACTAGAGTTGGCCAAAAATCTCACCCCTGTGTTCTCCACTGTTAAAGTAGTTTTATCAATCAAATTCTAGGAAGGAAGACAGATGACGTCAGTCCCTCAAGTAGGCTGGTATTCTCCAGTACACAGCACTGACACTTCTAAATTTTAAGCCTGAGTGTTACAGTTTTTTGTCCTCTCCATAGTTTTTATGAGCGATTCATAgttgcatctaaaaatgttattgcaaTGCCAGTGTGACTTTTGGCATTTGGTCCATATAAATCTAACTTAGAAGTGACtatgtttttatcatttctttgtagagaaataaccaaaaaactaaGCACaagtagattatttctttgcttatgttgttggaaagcctgtttatttcccttttcaaaggtgccacatttgtaaggaacatgcatatgagggatgagcagcagagctgagtatttgggttgcacccatgaaaaatgttccaATCTTCTGTGCCAAACCACTTATTCTGccgttgactcttgtttgatgAAACAAGACATGTTGGCAATTTAGCAGTTCATTCTTTTAACAAACAgtagcctcagtagcgtgtggtaGAATCATACTCAgacacaacagcctggcacctcctcctcaagctgctcaccagcctggtcacacactgctgtgggatggcatcccattcttcaaccagcatttgtcgcaagtcagccaacgtggttgtgttggtcactctggcaccaccAGCACACCCGAGcggatcccacaagtgttcagtggggttgaggtcaggactgctggcaggccgttccatcctctccactccctaATTccggaggtagtctctgataaaccccgctctgtggaggtgagcgttgtcatcttggaggatagaagTCAGTGCCAGACtttggagatatgggattgtcactggttgcaggatctcatcttgatatctctctgcattaagattgcctccaatgatgacaagccttgctTTTCCACTGAGAAAGATACCGCCCCACACCGTCACACTGCCtacaccaaaagatgttactcctAAATCGGCACTGTTTGCTCtgtgtcttctccacactttgaccctacgatcCAATTGCCacaggcagaatctggactcatctcTTAATATAATATTCCTCCagatgttcaggttccagtgcatgtGATGCCGACACCACTGCAAACaggcctgatggtgaagggcagtctTGACAGGCCTCCTGGCAACTCTATGAGACTGGAGGTTGGCTGCATGCAGTCTGTTCCACACTGTTTGGGCATGGAGTTGTCAGCCACATTGTAGAAGAATCTGTAGAAGACCGCCTAGGGTTCCTGACTGCAGACAGGATGAAGAAATGGTCTTCTTGGGCGGTTGTCTTCCTGTCACTTCActgcctgtctctgacatcccccttTACActgaacttggccttcagtttgtgggttgtactagggctcactcaaataatttcacatcttggttttgcagaacaacagcttgaagttgccctattaCACGTGCCATGTCCAGATCACAGTCAGGTGCCAATCAGACAATCAGAAGCTCAAATCAAGTCAATATCAagagcaaaataagctgtttggcaggaaagatttggaaaattttccatgggtgcaacccacatactcagctctgctgctcatcccacaaatgcatgttccttacaaatgtggcaccatttaaaaaggtaataaacaggctttcaagctgtataagatttattgcctaGAACcattgttacaaaaaaaaaaaagaaataatctaccaaacacaactttccttactttttgtgctatgtTTATGTCAAGTTTATATCTCTCTATGTAGTTCTATGACTATATGACCCCAGGTGATTGGAGAGTACAAGCGCACTTAGATAAAGTTATTCCAAAATCTTGGAGAGATGGCAGAACATACAAAATTAACTGGGCTCATATTTCTGGAAAATTTCTTTACAGCATGCTCCTGAAATCTTCCTGAAATTTTATTCACGCATCTGTCAGAGTTTCACCTGTCAGAGGGAGAGGGGGTGTCCCAAGGGGcaagtcatgattttaaaaatgatactgCAGGAATCCAATGATGGATGAAACTATGAGGACAGTTTTTTGAGTAACATTATGACCCAAAAAGGTCACAGTATTAATGAATGAGTGTAAAAGAACAAACTGGTGTTAGAAGAGAGGACATTTACACTGCAtttaacaaagacaaaataatataGCTTCCAGCTTCAGACATATTGACAAATTGCTTCTCTAACTTTACTGTATGTGTCTATCAAGGCAGCTTGGGTTCTTGTGGCTCTGGGCTGGATCTTTATCCCTGTCTACATCTCTGCTGGTGTGGTAACTATGCCTGAATACCTCGCCAAACGCTTTGGAGGCCAGAGAATACGCACATACATGTCTGTTTTGTCACTCATCCTCTATATCTTCACTAAAATATCTGTAAGACAAACATCAacttgtccaaaatgtcttaaaatttaCTTACACTCCAGGAAAATAAATCcatataaaataaatacttgtttttgtgtgtgcgATCCAGACAGACATCTTTTCAGGGGCGTTGTTCATCCAGGTTTCTTTGGGTTGGGATCTCTATCTATCAACTGGCATCCTGTTGCTGATCACAGCTGCTTACACTGTGGCAGGTATACACACCCATCCACCTATTCATCTCATATGAAGTGAAAAATTAggagactttttgttttaatttttgtggtTACGGCTTACaactcacaaaaatcaaaaatacacaatctcagaatattagaatattgttgAAAAGTACCAATTtacaaaggtttcctgagccttcattatCTCACGCtagttcagttcacacaaccacaaccatggggaagactgctgatcTAACagacaaggagtggactgaagCTGGAGTCCAGGAAATGATCTACAAATGTCGTGTTTATAGCGTCGAACCAATCCTGACAACGTTATAAGCATCTCATCTgggagaaggagaaaaagatctggaccattgctcagtggtccaaagtcctgtccTTTTTTGaatatcatttggaaatcaaggtttcagagtctggaggaagatctgcaagaatccaaggtgcttaaagtccagtgttttcagttttagcagtcagtgatggtttggggggCCATGCCATCTGTTGCcattggtccactgtgctttatcaagtccagagtcaacgttGTCAGCTGCCTACTAGGAGATTTTAGAgtccttcatgcttccatctgctgagaaattTATTGTGACAtggatttccttttccagcaggactttgcacctgcccacagtgaagccaaaactaccagaaactggttaaCTGGCCATGGTAGTATTGTGTTTGACTGGCCaggccaactggtctgacctgaaccccattgAGAAACTCTCAATtgttgtcaagaggaagatgagagacatgAGACTcaacaagctgaaggctgctatcagagcaaactgggcttcataacacccccaGCAGTGCCgcagactgatcgcctccaatCCACATTGCATTGATGCAGGAATTTGTGCAAAGAGCTCCAATCAATTACTGAGAGCATAAATGAAGAGAATTTTAcgggtcaacatttctgtattatgaAGCCTTTCACAAGATTTTTGTgatattcttatattttgaaataatcgatttttttaattattattttggtgATCTGTAAGCCtaaatcatgaaaattaaaatcttaaaaattcatgaaataTAACACTGCATGAGAAGAATCTAGAATacatggaagtttcacttcttggaTATAATCACGTTTTTCATGATATTTGAATGTTTaggcagcggccattaactgagGCTACAACGGCCTCTAGTGATAGGAGGttctttacagtttaaaagagcattacagACCGGGATTTTACGCCCGTGTTTGTAAAAAATACttggtaattagtttaactgacttgtaaATCCTTTACaagctaatttgataaacaaatgtAACTGTTTTACCTCTGATCCCattataaacttgtcttaaaggggtaaaatatgtgacctttaagtggTGTGGAGGTCTTGTTGACTACTGTTTTTCCTTATCAATGTAGGAAAGtgataaaatgacatttaattGGAAATCCAacctttaaaatgacattaacTTTAACCAAAACTCCCAAAAACTACACATACTGGATGCAAAGGCTGGTGCATGATCACAGCCAAAATTAATGCAAAGATACACAGCTGACATAAATGATCGAAGACACTTCAAGGGTCCATAGTATAATTAAGAAGTTGTGTGGGATATGTAACCAAAGGGAGAAGAAAGCAATCTTTGATCTCTAAGTTTTATCTTGGTGGATGTCTAAAGCAGGGTCCCTGATGAAACTTTGCAGGTGGTCTGGCAGCAGTCATCTACACCGATGCACTCCAGACAGTGATCATGGTTGGAGGAGCCTTTGCTCTTATGTTCATAGGTAGGACGTGCATACATACACGCACAATGAGCAAAGACTTTAATGCAGTCAAGGCCTGCTGAAGAGCTCAAACAACAGCTCAACAATGATCCCGTTATTGtgtatgtgttttattttatcagcATTCTCCAGAGTCGACTGGTATGAAGGACTGGTTGACCGTTACATGGCGGCTATTCCCTCAGTGACAGTTAATAATACCAGCTGCCATCTGCCTCGTAGCGATGCCTTCCACTTGTTCAGAGATCCTGTTTCTGGGGATTTACCGTGGCCAGGATTGGTGTTTGGGCTGACTGTACTGGCCACCTGGGTGTGGTGTACAGATCAGGTGACTTTACCCCTTCTCTCAATCTCAGTGTTTTGAATGATctattatttttgtgtgtacGTGTAAAGAGGGGGATGCAAACAATATAACTATTAGCATTTTATTCACGCAACAGGACAGTGCAGGCCAGTGGAGtatgatgcatttttttaaagagggggtTATAACTAAATCTCAATTTGAAATATTAGGAAACCCAAGGTATATCAACAAACATCATTCACCTTGGTGTACCCACTTACAGTATATCTCCTGAGTGACAGATTAAAAATCCAATCTTAATTCAGCTCATTCTTCCCTTCTCTGCATCACTCCAGCTCAGCTCAGCTGGCCTCCTTCTGTCCTCCCTGTGTGCCAGCTTCAGTGGCTTTATTTACAGCATCTTTTATTAAATCACCTTGATTTGTAGGTCCTTACTATTCAGTTCGCCCATGAcctcattttaaaacagctgatctgctcAAGGAAGATCTTAATTTCTCACATCAAAATCATCAGAACTAGTTGgaaaaaattgttggtaccctttctttaaagaaagaaaaacccacggtagtcactgaaataacttgaaactgacaaaagtaataatacgtaaaaattattgaaaattaactaatgaaaatcagatattgcttttgaattgtggttcaacagaaatatttgaaaaaacaaactaatgaaactagCCTGGACAAAATAATGGTACCCTTAACCTattattttgttgcacaaccttttgagtcAATCATGTTAATcaagttgttctgggctctttggttaccatCCATATTATCCGTCTTTTTAATTTGCCATCAGTTTTCCTCTTGCTGCCCcatccagggaggttggctacagtcccgtggacCTCAAACTTCTGCATATTATGTGCAGCTGTAGGCACAGGAACATctagctgcttggagatggtctcagcagtttttctttctaatctcctgggacaactgtctccttaagtggcaacctccggtcctgaaaaatgaagccaattcggaagtgcaaaaaattgcaatcccGCGAGTGTCCGCTTGAGGCTAGCTGCAGGAACATtggaagtcccgtctgaacacctgttaaaaagccgtgtttttacactagaaataaactggtttaaaaccaaacgtgtctcatcagctaatgtcttcatgtgctctcactgtacgaggggtgaatttttttgtaccacagtgGTTTAGATGATATTAAGGAAAAgctgattggcgtgtctcatCTGATTGACAGATTGCTCGGCAGGCAGAAGCTATGTTTCTGTtgaccagaatgctagctagccagctgacaggaagtcacgcttagtgggcgggccagtaggttgatccaaagtttggctgagaccgcgatttcagtATGGAGCCtgccgcggattggcttcaaaagcagcttgagtccgcctattgtaagcagacagctgacgtcacGCAGGGTttttccaattctttctacagtctatgggtacacaccatgataccaaacagcactgTGACTACTTTCCACCCTTTAAgtaggcagactgactgattaaaagtttgaaaacagtTGTGATGCTAATTATAGGAGAGTTTATAGTTTATCATCTCCCTCATGGTCAAATTATTTCACATCTTTTCTAGGGAAACCTTAATTTtggtccaggccagtttcattagtttgtttttttaaatgattctgctGAACCACAATTCATAAGCAAtgtataattttcatttttaattttcagtacatttttatttattattacttttgtcagtttcaagtatTTTAGCAACGATTGTGgggtttttgtttctttaacgAAAGgataccaacaattttgtccacttgtgtgtAATGTAAATTCACCGACCAAACAACGGCAAAGGATTACATTTAACAGGAATGTTCCTAAAACAGTGGGTTGGGAAACATAAAGCCGGAGGTGCAGAGTGTCATGTGTAGTGGGGGTGGGGTTACTTGCATCATAACACTATGAAATTATAGATGTACATGGGTGTTGTGACCAGGCTCTCTCCAAACTGGACAACCAGTCCAATCTTGTGACTGTCGTAAACCGACATCACATACcttttgttttggattttaacACTCGAATGTGGCTGTGAAACAGCTGTTAACAGGCAGACTAGAGCTCCTGTTGTCAGAGATTGATTGCTAGCATAAAGCCATTAAGACCAACATTTGCCCATTTtactcctctctagtttcagccaaAAGACACAGAACTTTTCTATGATACTCTTTCATCATTTGAGAATAACAAAACATGCCTtaaattatggctttttaattAAGTCACAAAACTCAACAAAATGgtgtttatttgcatttttatcgCTGTTTTCTAACCAATCTGAGGGTTTGTTTTCTCCCAAATAGGGCAGTGGGCACAGATCAGTGAATTTAAAGTACATAAAGATGgccattttctgtgtttgtgttcatgtcTGCAGGTTATCGTCCAGAGATCTCTTTCAGCAAAGTCTTTGTCTCATGCAAAAGCTGGCAGCATTCTGGGTGGCTATCTCAAACTTCTTCCCATGTTCTTTGTTGTTATGCCAGGCATGATCAGCAGAGCACTGTTTCCAGGTAATTCTGTCAGTTTGCAATAGAATACATCAAAATCTTTATTGTTGTTTCTTCTTcgcatcattttttttgtctcaaacAACTCTTTTTCCCTCTGAATTCCTTGTAATATGAGCACAAATTCAATTTGATCAAAAACTTTGAGTATTTGCTTGATAAAACTCTGAGTGTTATTGCTTTCAGTGGATAATTTCTTGTTTCAAGGCACTTACCTGTCAAAAGTGTGGGATAAAACAAACACTATGGTCATTTTTCATCTAAGTGGATTGCcctctgtctttattttcttatcAGTCTACAgagtttgtatgtttgttgatCATGTTTAACTGTGGTGCTCTTGTCTGTCTAGATGAGGTGGGCTGTGTGGATCCAGATGTTTGCCAGGATGTATGTGGAGCTCGGGTTGGTTGCTCCAATATCGCCTACCCTAAACTAGTTGTGGAGCTAATGCCTGTGGGTGAGtcttatacacacacacacacttttacaaaacagGATTTGCTACACTGCACaagagtgaatatttatgataaGAAGTACACATGTAACGTATTGCTATTTAAAAATGAGACTAACGCTGTAATgcaattttattgaacataaacatttttcagtgtctttcaaTCTCCTCCCCTCCTGCATCAACACACCGCTGCATTCACGCGTCCCACCTCTGTCTCGGAACCTCAGTCGTTCTTTTGTTAATTGCTGACACAGACTCTAAATGtgttcctttgagcacagatttggTCTTAGGAAAAAGTCCcacagtgctagatcaggtgaataggTAGGGTGATCAGGcgtgtgatttgtttttggacCAGAAAGTGCTTTACTGAGAGCTCAGTGTGAGCTGGAgcattgtcttgatgaagaattAAACAATTTTTCCACAGTTGTGCTCTCTTTCTTTAGACTTTATCTTtcagtttttctagaacctgtttgtaATAGTGTTGAATCACTGTTGATCCTTAACCCACTCCTCTGAAATGatacccttaatgtcaaagaaaacaatcatcATGGCCTTAAATGTGGCCTTACTTTGTggtgctttcttcatccttggtggTGTTTTCCAACACATTGACTGCTGTTATGTCTTAGAGTTGTATTTCAAGATCCAAGTTTCATCACATGTAATCActctgtctaaaaaaaaaatttgtttccCTTTAATTTGTTGCAAAAGGTCTCCTCAaatctgcttgtgtttttcctttagATCAGGGGTCAGAAGTTTTAGGACacagttttgtcatgttcaaattttcatgcacaaTTGGTCGAACCGTCTCTTTGTCAATGgagaccatttttgctaccatTCTTATACTGAGTCATCGATCATTTCCAACGACTTTTcagtttgttgaatgttttcagaagtttttgatgtgcatgggtgCCCAGAACATTCACTGgtttggacatcctctctgccttcactaaatcttttgtgccattcaaacacacgtgcatctgacatgcagtgttcctcATACACCTCAGTTAAATGTTCCAAAatattcagctgctgttttattcAATTTCAAGTTAATTCATTGCTCAACTTTTGAGCTAATAATTTTCTGAGGCCTTAGCAAAAACAGGTACACTTTagtcagtagctagcagtgaactaaagaagtcacttattttaacttacaaaatgtgcataaataccCAGCTGTCAATATATAACACTGAATTTGAGTGTAAACCAcctggttttatcctcataagcacAGTCTTATTATTGAATAGCCATACTTTCTTTATTCATGTGCTACATTGGTTTATTTCAGCTCAACATGGGCTTTTATTGTGTAACAAAAGATGTACAAATGTGCACGTCTGCTCATCTGTGAGTTGTGCACGAAACTGGACTGGCAAATGCCTGAATGCACatgtgtagattttttttaacgcAATGTTGTGGTTTCATATATAAATGTAATACTTTTTTTACACTGCCATATGTGTGTGGATGCAGGGCGTTGGGAGTTTCAGTCTGCTCGGACAAGATTTTCACACAGTTTTAGTTTAATCATGGCTTTTGTAACACAGACTTTTATGTATGGTGCTATTATTGTTGCAGAACTATTTGCAAATGTGCacagatctgtgcacaaatctgcaaatgcatagATGGATTtgtaaatgtgtgcacaaatccacaaatgcttGCAGAAATCTGCAAATGAGTTtcgcaacaataatagctcaaCATTTATGTTACTATTGTTGCAATATTCTAATGTCAATATTATTTTGTCTAAAGAAACGTACGTCTGAGAGAAAGTgtaacacaagcaaagatctagacaggagaagagtcgagaTATTGACTTAGGGTCCTGATGTGCTGAAGGTACCAGGTCGAGCACAGCAGGTGAGAGggagtgtagacctggatgagggaatCCAGGTAAATTGGAGcaattttatttcttgtttagTAAACACTAAGTAGTTTCTGATTTTATGCGAGCTGCAGCCAGTGTAGAGATGAACAGTTAAGTGACTTGCTGTATTGGATTGGTTGAAGCCCAGAAGAGCTGCTGCATGCTTtaatgcaacaaaacaaaacaaaacaaaattatttttgatgtgtttgacttgtttttttaaaaattgttcatGACTTTCAGATATTTTATCTTGTTGATCTTCCTCTCTGTACAGGTCTTCGTGGTTTGATGCTAGCAGTAATGTTAGCTGCCCTGATGTCATCGCTGACCTCCATCTTTAACAGCAGCTCAACTATCTTTACTCTGGACCTGTACCATAAAGCCAGGCCTAAAGCCTCTGAGAGAGAACTCATGATTGTTGGAAGGTAGGGGTCAGTATAATAGTCAAACTTATGCTACACAGAGACTGTATTTCTCTAATGAGTAGGGGGAGTCAAACCCTGGCCAGGCCTCATTTTATGGTCGAACTCATGCTTCACACAGACATAAAGGGCTGGCTCCCCCCAGTGGGCTGGAGTATTATAAAGTAATCCTTTATagtttattataataattagcatgctaatgcCTAGAAGTGCCAAACATCAATATGAGACAAAACAGGTCTTTGAGACATAATCCAGGCTCAGAAAATAGACAAACTAACAGCCCAGTGTGATCGATCCATATGAAACCTCACTGATGAACAAAGTTACACTGATTTTAGATAATCTTAGAGTCTGTTAACAGACACAGGCCACCTGTCACCCTTTAagctcagatttaaaatgtttacgAGATGAATTGAATGTCATTAAAATGGGAAGTGGGAgagtgagaaaaagaga
This window harbors:
- the slc5a9 gene encoding sodium/glucose cotransporter 4 isoform X1 — encoded protein: MAASFTKDTSYSGMMKVGAADIAVVVVYFIFVMVVGIWSSFRANRNTVGGYFLAGRSMTWWPIGASLMSSNVGSGLFIGLAGTGAAGGIAVGGFEWNAAWVLVALGWIFIPVYISAGVVTMPEYLAKRFGGQRIRTYMSVLSLILYIFTKISTDIFSGALFIQVSLGWDLYLSTGILLLITAAYTVAGGLAAVIYTDALQTVIMVGGAFALMFIAFSRVDWYEGLVDRYMAAIPSVTVNNTSCHLPRSDAFHLFRDPVSGDLPWPGLVFGLTVLATWVWCTDQVIVQRSLSAKSLSHAKAGSILGGYLKLLPMFFVVMPGMISRALFPDEVGCVDPDVCQDVCGARVGCSNIAYPKLVVELMPVGLRGLMLAVMLAALMSSLTSIFNSSSTIFTLDLYHKARPKASERELMIVGRVFILVLVCVSLLWIPIIQTANSGQLFDYIQSVTSFLAPPITAVFLMAIFWPRANEQGAFWGLMAGLVVGGVRMVLEFSYTAPSCGQKDDRPGILADVHYLYFALILLALTCLVIVAVSLATAPISEEHLYRLTWWSRHSQEQRIDLSGPLDIPEATTSESSSDSNRCNCSCQPNTSRWSRAVLWICCLTDRNNGPVSAVTENNELNSLHENPFWCNVCNLNALLLLAVNVFLWGYWV
- the slc5a9 gene encoding sodium/glucose cotransporter 4 isoform X3 — protein: MTWWPIGASLMSSNVGSGLFIGLAGTGAAGGIAVGGFEWNAAWVLVALGWIFIPVYISAGVVTMPEYLAKRFGGQRIRTYMSVLSLILYIFTKISTDIFSGALFIQVSLGWDLYLSTGILLLITAAYTVAGGLAAVIYTDALQTVIMVGGAFALMFIAFSRVDWYEGLVDRYMAAIPSVTVNNTSCHLPRSDAFHLFRDPVSGDLPWPGLVFGLTVLATWVWCTDQVIVQRSLSAKSLSHAKAGSILGGYLKLLPMFFVVMPGMISRALFPDEVGCVDPDVCQDVCGARVGCSNIAYPKLVVELMPVGLRGLMLAVMLAALMSSLTSIFNSSSTIFTLDLYHKARPKASERELMIVGRVFILVLVCVSLLWIPIIQTANSGQLFDYIQSVTSFLAPPITAVFLMAIFWPRANEQGAFWGLMAGLVVGGVRMVLEFSYTAPSCGQKDDRPGILADVHYLYFALILLALTCLVIVAVSLATAPISEEHLYRLTWWSRHSQEQRIDLSGPLDIPEATTSESSSDSNRCNCSCQPNTSRWSRAVLWICCLTDRNNGPVSAVTENNELNSLHENPFWCNVCNLNALLLLAVNVFLWGYWV
- the slc5a9 gene encoding sodium/glucose cotransporter 4 isoform X2; translated protein: MMKVGAADIAVVVVYFIFVMVVGIWSSFRANRNTVGGYFLAGRSMTWWPIGASLMSSNVGSGLFIGLAGTGAAGGIAVGGFEWNAAWVLVALGWIFIPVYISAGVVTMPEYLAKRFGGQRIRTYMSVLSLILYIFTKISTDIFSGALFIQVSLGWDLYLSTGILLLITAAYTVAGGLAAVIYTDALQTVIMVGGAFALMFIAFSRVDWYEGLVDRYMAAIPSVTVNNTSCHLPRSDAFHLFRDPVSGDLPWPGLVFGLTVLATWVWCTDQVIVQRSLSAKSLSHAKAGSILGGYLKLLPMFFVVMPGMISRALFPDEVGCVDPDVCQDVCGARVGCSNIAYPKLVVELMPVGLRGLMLAVMLAALMSSLTSIFNSSSTIFTLDLYHKARPKASERELMIVGRVFILVLVCVSLLWIPIIQTANSGQLFDYIQSVTSFLAPPITAVFLMAIFWPRANEQGAFWGLMAGLVVGGVRMVLEFSYTAPSCGQKDDRPGILADVHYLYFALILLALTCLVIVAVSLATAPISEEHLYRLTWWSRHSQEQRIDLSGPLDIPEATTSESSSDSNRCNCSCQPNTSRWSRAVLWICCLTDRNNGPVSAVTENNELNSLHENPFWCNVCNLNALLLLAVNVFLWGYWV
- the slc5a9 gene encoding sodium/glucose cotransporter 4 isoform X4, which gives rise to MESWVLVALGWIFIPVYISAGVVTMPEYLAKRFGGQRIRTYMSVLSLILYIFTKISTDIFSGALFIQVSLGWDLYLSTGILLLITAAYTVAGGLAAVIYTDALQTVIMVGGAFALMFIAFSRVDWYEGLVDRYMAAIPSVTVNNTSCHLPRSDAFHLFRDPVSGDLPWPGLVFGLTVLATWVWCTDQVIVQRSLSAKSLSHAKAGSILGGYLKLLPMFFVVMPGMISRALFPDEVGCVDPDVCQDVCGARVGCSNIAYPKLVVELMPVGLRGLMLAVMLAALMSSLTSIFNSSSTIFTLDLYHKARPKASERELMIVGRVFILVLVCVSLLWIPIIQTANSGQLFDYIQSVTSFLAPPITAVFLMAIFWPRANEQGAFWGLMAGLVVGGVRMVLEFSYTAPSCGQKDDRPGILADVHYLYFALILLALTCLVIVAVSLATAPISEEHLYRLTWWSRHSQEQRIDLSGPLDIPEATTSESSSDSNRCNCSCQPNTSRWSRAVLWICCLTDRNNGPVSAVTENNELNSLHENPFWCNVCNLNALLLLAVNVFLWGYWV